In Streptomyces sp. NBC_00448, the following are encoded in one genomic region:
- the ltrA gene encoding group II intron reverse transcriptase/maturase: MSKDASVNIGAANAMDPVGPRARVSRMQAKLHRWAAADSGRRFDDLFNFVHDPATLLAAFDRVAGNTGAKTPGVDGLTAADIEEGVGVSGFLDDLQTQLKDGSFRPLPVRERKIPKPGGSGKVRKLGIPTIADRVVQAALKLVLEPIFEAGFLPVSYGFRPKRRAHDAVAEIQYFGTKGYRWVLDADIEACFDSIDHTALMDRVRTRVKDKRVLLLVKAFLKAGVMTETGHFEDNPTGTPQGGILSPLLANIALSVLDEHAHGPWRPGGTMASPVSRALRRRRGLPNWRIIRYADDFVVLVFGSRDDAEVLREEIADVLAPLGLRFSEAKTRVVHMSEGFDFLGFRLQWKRKRGTDKWYVYTFIADRPIRSLKDKIRALTHRLSQQPPRDVLRRLNRIMRGWSNYFRYAVAKSTLQTLAIFVWRRIARWWMRLHRWSWTDLRRHLTDHTGRWLMPSSDGIELFNLGRVPTERYRYRGNKIPNPWILANHA; encoded by the coding sequence ATGTCGAAAGACGCGTCGGTGAACATCGGCGCCGCGAATGCGATGGACCCGGTGGGGCCGCGCGCCCGGGTATCGAGGATGCAGGCCAAGCTTCACCGTTGGGCGGCGGCCGACTCCGGCCGCAGGTTCGACGACCTGTTCAACTTCGTGCACGACCCGGCGACGCTGCTGGCGGCGTTCGATCGGGTCGCGGGCAACACCGGCGCGAAAACTCCTGGAGTCGACGGCCTGACCGCCGCCGATATCGAGGAGGGCGTCGGTGTGTCCGGATTCCTGGACGACCTGCAAACCCAGCTGAAAGACGGATCGTTTCGTCCGCTTCCGGTGCGGGAGCGTAAGATCCCCAAGCCGGGCGGCAGCGGCAAAGTCCGGAAGCTGGGGATTCCGACCATTGCGGATCGGGTCGTTCAGGCGGCGCTGAAGCTCGTGCTGGAGCCGATCTTCGAGGCCGGCTTTCTGCCGGTCTCGTACGGATTCCGGCCGAAGCGAAGGGCACACGACGCGGTCGCGGAGATTCAGTATTTCGGCACCAAAGGCTACCGCTGGGTGCTGGATGCGGATATCGAGGCGTGCTTTGACTCGATCGACCACACGGCCCTCATGGACCGAGTGCGGACCCGGGTGAAGGACAAGCGCGTGCTGCTGCTGGTCAAGGCGTTCCTCAAGGCCGGGGTGATGACTGAAACCGGTCACTTCGAGGACAACCCGACCGGCACGCCGCAGGGAGGCATCCTGTCCCCCCTGCTAGCCAACATCGCCCTGAGCGTGCTCGATGAGCATGCCCATGGCCCATGGCGGCCGGGCGGGACGATGGCCAGCCCCGTAAGTCGCGCCCTCCGTCGCCGGAGGGGATTGCCGAACTGGCGGATCATCCGCTATGCGGATGATTTCGTCGTGCTCGTGTTCGGCAGCCGTGACGATGCGGAAGTCCTGCGCGAGGAAATTGCTGATGTGCTCGCGCCGCTGGGACTTCGTTTCTCCGAAGCCAAGACCCGCGTCGTGCACATGAGCGAAGGGTTCGACTTCCTTGGGTTCCGCCTCCAGTGGAAACGCAAGCGAGGTACGGACAAGTGGTACGTCTATACCTTCATAGCTGACCGGCCCATCCGGTCCTTGAAGGACAAGATTCGTGCCCTGACACACAGGTTGTCGCAACAGCCACCCAGGGACGTGCTGAGACGGCTCAACCGGATCATGCGCGGCTGGTCCAACTACTTCAGATATGCAGTCGCGAAGAGCACCTTGCAGACTCTCGCCATTTTCGTCTGGCGGCGGATTGCCCGGTGGTGGATGCGGCTGCACCGCTGGAGCTGGACCGACCTGCGAAGGCATCTCACCGACCACACCGGCCGGTGGCTGATGCCCTCATCGGACGGGATCGAATTGTTCAACCTCGGCCGGGTGCCAACCGAAAGGTACCGGTACCGCGGCAATAAGATCCCGAACCCCTGGATCCTGGCCAACCACGCCTGA
- a CDS encoding transposase yields the protein MRGNAHAGFGERSAETDRWQHRHRAAGRLTHPGAQLRFTDADGMRLTCFATNTAGTAIAALELRHRQRARAEDRIRAARATGLRNLPLHHAASNQLWLEIVQLALDLLAWMPMLALTGAARRWEPKKLRLRLFSAAARLVTTGRRRILRLDRHWPWTNTITSAFTRLQALPNPG from the coding sequence GTGCGTGGAAACGCGCACGCCGGGTTCGGCGAGCGGTCCGCAGAAACGGACCGGTGGCAACACCGGCACCGCGCTGCGGGCCGACTCACCCACCCCGGGGCCCAGTTGCGGTTCACCGACGCCGACGGCATGCGCTTGACGTGTTTCGCCACCAACACCGCCGGCACTGCGATCGCTGCCCTGGAACTGCGGCACCGCCAGCGCGCCCGAGCCGAGGACCGCATCCGGGCCGCCCGTGCCACCGGCCTGCGCAACCTCCCCCTGCACCACGCGGCAAGCAACCAGCTGTGGCTGGAGATCGTCCAGCTCGCCCTGGACCTCCTCGCCTGGATGCCGATGCTCGCCCTGACCGGCGCCGCCCGCCGCTGGGAACCCAAAAAGCTTCGCCTCAGGCTGTTCTCGGCGGCCGCCCGCCTGGTCACCACCGGCCGTCGACGCATCCTCCGCCTCGACCGCCACTGGCCCTGGACCAACACGATCACCAGCGCCTTCACCCGGCTGCAAGCGCTACCGAACCCTGGCTGA
- a CDS encoding response regulator transcription factor, translating into MRVLVVEDEPFMAEAIRDGLRLEAIAADIAGDGDTALEMLSTNAYAIVVLDRDIPGPSGDEIAKRIVASGSGMPILMLTAADRLDDKATGFELGADDYLTKPFALRELVLRLRALDRRRAHNRPPVREIAGLRVDPFRREVYREGHYIALTRKQFAVLEVLVAAEGGVISAEELLERAWDENADPFTNAVRITVSALRKRLGEPWLITTVSGVGYRIDTEADADGRTARG; encoded by the coding sequence ATGCGCGTGTTGGTCGTTGAGGACGAGCCCTTCATGGCAGAGGCCATCCGCGATGGGCTGCGCCTGGAAGCCATCGCGGCAGACATCGCCGGGGACGGTGATACCGCCCTGGAGATGCTGAGTACCAACGCCTACGCCATCGTCGTCCTCGACCGGGACATCCCCGGACCTTCGGGTGACGAGATCGCCAAGCGCATCGTCGCCTCCGGAAGCGGCATGCCGATCCTCATGCTGACCGCTGCGGACCGGCTCGACGACAAGGCCACCGGGTTCGAGCTCGGCGCCGACGACTACCTCACCAAGCCCTTCGCGCTGCGAGAACTCGTGCTCAGGCTCAGAGCGCTCGACCGCAGGCGCGCCCACAACAGACCACCAGTGCGGGAGATCGCGGGCCTCCGGGTGGACCCCTTCCGCCGCGAGGTCTACCGCGAGGGCCACTACATCGCGCTCACCAGGAAGCAGTTCGCCGTGCTCGAAGTCCTCGTTGCTGCCGAAGGCGGCGTCATCAGTGCGGAGGAGTTGCTGGAGCGGGCGTGGGACGAGAACGCGGACCCGTTCACCAACGCCGTGCGCATCACGGTCTCGGCCCTGCGCAAGCGCCTCGGCGAGCCCTGGCTGATCACCACCGTGTCCGGGGTCGGCTACCGCATCGACACGGAAGCGGACGCCGACGGACGGACAGCGCGTGGATAG
- a CDS encoding sensor histidine kinase translates to MSVRLKLTLSYAGFLVVAGTLLLSAVWVFLLRGRSNSIQVPHRSDFLLVFDPNNFGPVVFVPAGILVLVFLLVFGLVGGWILAGRMLTPLIRITDATRAVANGPLSYRLHLPGRRDEFRELADSFDIMLAQFEDHVAEQQRFAANASHELRTPLAVTQALLDVAHNDPERDFRELVERLRVVNTRAIDLTEALLLLSRANQRSFTREHVDLSLMAEEATETLLLLAEKHGVTIETSGEMGNTIGSQALLLQMTTNLLHNAIGHNLPEQGIVWVRTSVRPHTVVLTVENTGEKLTSQLVSTLTEPFRRGTDRLRTGHAGVGLGLAIVKSITQAHDGTLTLTPRPAGGLRVTVELPAAPAHARTDGGRA, encoded by the coding sequence TTGAGCGTCCGCCTCAAACTCACGCTCAGCTACGCCGGGTTCCTCGTGGTCGCGGGCACCTTGCTGCTTTCCGCCGTATGGGTATTCCTTCTGCGGGGAAGGTCGAACAGCATTCAGGTCCCCCATAGGTCCGACTTCCTGCTCGTCTTCGACCCGAACAATTTCGGCCCGGTCGTCTTCGTCCCGGCGGGGATACTGGTGCTGGTGTTCCTGCTGGTGTTCGGTCTGGTGGGCGGGTGGATCCTGGCCGGCCGGATGCTCACCCCCCTGATCCGGATCACCGACGCCACCCGCGCGGTGGCGAACGGGCCGCTTTCCTACCGGCTGCACCTGCCGGGCCGCCGCGACGAGTTCCGCGAGCTCGCGGACTCCTTCGACATAATGCTCGCGCAGTTCGAAGACCACGTCGCCGAGCAGCAGCGATTCGCGGCCAACGCCTCTCATGAACTGCGCACGCCGCTCGCGGTCACGCAGGCGCTTCTCGACGTGGCCCACAACGATCCGGAACGTGACTTCCGCGAGCTTGTCGAGCGCTTGCGCGTGGTCAACACCCGGGCCATCGACCTCACTGAAGCACTGCTCCTGCTCAGTCGCGCCAACCAGCGGTCCTTCACCAGGGAGCACGTCGACTTGTCCCTGATGGCGGAAGAAGCCACAGAAACGCTCCTGCTCCTGGCGGAAAAGCACGGTGTCACCATCGAAACCTCCGGCGAGATGGGCAACACCATCGGCTCGCAGGCGCTCCTGCTGCAGATGACCACGAACCTTCTGCACAACGCGATCGGCCACAACCTGCCCGAGCAGGGCATCGTGTGGGTGCGTACCAGCGTCCGCCCCCACACCGTCGTGCTCACTGTCGAGAACACCGGCGAGAAGCTCACCTCGCAATTGGTCTCGACACTCACCGAGCCGTTCCGGCGCGGCACCGACCGCCTGCGCACCGGTCACGCAGGTGTCGGCCTCGGCCTGGCAATCGTCAAAAGCATCACCCAGGCACACGACGGCACCCTCACCCTCACTCCCCGCCCCGCAGGCGGGCTGCGGGTCACGGTGGAACTTCCCGCCGCGCCGGCGCACGCGCGAACGGACGGCGGTCGGGCCTGA
- a CDS encoding UDP-N-acetylmuramoyl-tripeptide--D-alanyl-D-alanine ligase, whose amino-acid sequence MIPLSLGEIAAVVGGKVQGDKTVTVTAPAVIDGRRAEPGGLFVALAGARSDGHDHAYQAGRVGAVAVLGSRPTALPTVVVEDTEAALQTLAAHVVARLRDGLTVVGVTGSRGKTSTKDLLAAVLSSTAPTIATGGSLNNELGVPLTMLRTSEATRFLVLEMGVRRIGDIAKLTGLVAPDVAVVLNVGHAHLSYLGSREAIARAKGELVQGLAPGGTAVLGADDPRVVAMRSLTDRPVVTFGHAEHSDVRVLDVVLDRLARPSFNLRTATGRAGVTLPLVGTHQALNAAAATAAGLVAGVSLDAAAAALPKVSLSKWRLELRDLAGGVKLLDDSFNADPDSTRAALDALAAVEGRRRIAVLGEMLELGEGSQDAHRAIGEYAARRADVVVAVGARPLAEAAGERAVALADNAAAVEWLRGRLMSGDVVLVKASRGAHLDEVAAALVSAPAEVLVQGPKNDG is encoded by the coding sequence GTGATCCCGCTCAGCCTGGGCGAGATCGCCGCGGTGGTCGGCGGGAAGGTCCAGGGCGACAAGACCGTGACGGTGACCGCCCCGGCCGTGATCGACGGCCGGCGGGCGGAGCCGGGCGGCCTCTTCGTCGCCTTGGCCGGCGCACGCTCCGACGGCCACGACCACGCCTACCAGGCCGGCCGGGTCGGCGCGGTGGCTGTGCTCGGCTCCCGGCCCACGGCGCTGCCGACCGTCGTCGTCGAGGACACCGAAGCCGCGTTGCAGACGCTGGCCGCCCACGTCGTGGCACGGCTGCGCGACGGACTGACCGTGGTCGGGGTGACCGGGTCCCGCGGCAAGACCAGCACCAAGGACCTGTTGGCGGCCGTGCTGTCGAGCACCGCCCCGACGATCGCCACGGGCGGCTCGCTCAACAACGAGCTCGGCGTACCGCTCACCATGCTGCGTACCAGCGAGGCCACCCGCTTCCTCGTCCTCGAGATGGGAGTGCGCCGCATCGGCGACATCGCCAAACTCACCGGCCTGGTCGCGCCCGACGTCGCTGTGGTCCTCAACGTGGGCCACGCCCATCTCAGCTATCTCGGGTCGCGAGAGGCCATCGCCCGGGCCAAGGGTGAGCTGGTGCAGGGTCTGGCGCCCGGCGGCACCGCGGTCCTGGGCGCCGACGATCCCCGGGTGGTCGCGATGCGCTCGCTCACCGATCGCCCGGTTGTGACCTTCGGCCACGCGGAACACTCCGACGTGCGCGTACTCGACGTGGTGCTGGACCGGCTCGCCCGGCCGTCCTTCAACCTGCGGACCGCCACCGGCCGGGCAGGGGTCACCCTGCCGCTCGTGGGCACGCACCAGGCGCTCAACGCGGCTGCTGCCACGGCGGCGGGGCTGGTGGCCGGCGTCTCCCTCGATGCGGCCGCTGCGGCCCTGCCCAAGGTCTCGCTGTCGAAGTGGCGCCTGGAACTGCGTGATCTCGCCGGCGGCGTAAAGCTGCTGGACGACTCCTTCAACGCCGACCCCGACTCGACCCGTGCCGCTCTGGACGCACTGGCGGCGGTCGAGGGCAGGCGCCGCATCGCCGTCCTCGGCGAGATGCTCGAACTCGGCGAGGGCAGCCAGGACGCGCACCGCGCCATCGGGGAGTACGCCGCCCGCCGGGCCGACGTGGTCGTCGCGGTCGGCGCCCGCCCGCTCGCCGAAGCCGCCGGGGAGCGGGCGGTGGCGCTGGCCGACAATGCCGCGGCCGTCGAGTGGCTGCGCGGCCGGCTCATGTCCGGCGATGTCGTGCTCGTCAAGGCTTCCCGCGGGGCTCACCTCGACGAGGTCGCCGCCGCGCTGGTGTCCGCCCCAGCCGAAGTGCTGGTACAGGGACCGAAGAACGACGGGTAG
- the vanX gene encoding D-Ala-D-Ala dipeptidase VanX, with translation MNDDFVYLDELVPGIRWDAKYATSDNFTGKPVDGYLAHRIAGSKALCTTLGHAQEEAASLGFGLLVWDGYRPQRAVDCFRKWSQQPEDGRTKRRHYPGIDRVELFDKGYVAAKSGHSRGSSVDLTLYSLTTGEMVSMGGGYDLMDPISHHGANGITPVEAKNRELLCFIMETCGFARYACEWWHYTLESEPYPDVYFDFPIV, from the coding sequence ATGAACGACGACTTCGTGTACCTGGACGAACTGGTGCCCGGAATCCGGTGGGATGCCAAGTACGCCACCTCGGACAACTTCACCGGAAAGCCGGTGGACGGGTATCTGGCTCATCGGATTGCCGGCTCCAAGGCTTTGTGCACAACCCTGGGGCACGCGCAAGAAGAGGCCGCATCCCTCGGCTTCGGCCTGCTTGTCTGGGACGGATACCGTCCGCAACGCGCCGTCGACTGCTTCCGCAAATGGTCGCAACAGCCGGAGGACGGCCGGACGAAGCGGCGCCACTACCCCGGAATCGACCGGGTCGAGCTCTTCGACAAGGGATATGTCGCGGCCAAGTCAGGCCACAGTCGCGGCAGTTCCGTCGACCTCACACTCTACAGTCTCACGACCGGAGAAATGGTCAGTATGGGTGGCGGCTACGACCTCATGGACCCGATCTCGCATCACGGAGCAAATGGAATAACGCCTGTCGAAGCGAAGAACCGCGAGCTCCTTTGCTTCATCATGGAGACATGCGGATTTGCTCGCTACGCCTGCGAATGGTGGCACTACACGCTGGAAAGCGAGCCCTATCCAGATGTCTATTTCGACTTTCCCATCGTATGA
- a CDS encoding ABC transporter transmembrane domain-containing protein, which produces MEIVMRFQGVRKGDDDPDPWQTTIHPGTVRRVLTYFRPHIRMVALFVVVATMEALAVAASPLLLRELVDNGIAENDRGVVIWMACLTAALALLGAALSLVSAYISGRIGQEVTYDLRIQALDHVRRLPLAFFTRTQTGVLVGRLHTELVMAQQQFSGMLMAATSAVVVVMVLAELFYLSWLVAVISLALIPIFIVPWVRVGREIQRRTRQQMDQNSGLGGPLSGNVGRVRHTG; this is translated from the coding sequence GTGGAGATAGTGATGCGCTTCCAGGGGGTGAGAAAGGGCGATGACGATCCCGATCCCTGGCAGACCACGATCCACCCGGGAACGGTGCGCAGAGTGCTCACCTATTTTCGCCCGCATATCCGCATGGTGGCGCTCTTCGTGGTCGTCGCCACGATGGAGGCGCTGGCCGTCGCTGCAAGTCCGTTGCTGCTGCGGGAACTCGTCGACAACGGCATCGCCGAGAACGACCGAGGGGTCGTGATCTGGATGGCGTGCCTGACCGCCGCGCTGGCCCTGCTGGGCGCGGCGTTGTCACTGGTGTCCGCCTACATCTCCGGGCGGATCGGGCAGGAGGTCACCTACGACCTTCGCATCCAGGCGCTCGACCACGTCCGGCGTCTGCCGCTCGCGTTCTTCACCCGCACGCAGACGGGGGTACTGGTCGGGCGGTTGCACACCGAACTGGTCATGGCACAGCAGCAGTTCAGCGGCATGCTGATGGCGGCCACCAGCGCGGTCGTGGTCGTGATGGTTCTCGCTGAGCTGTTCTACCTATCATGGCTTGTCGCCGTCATCTCGCTGGCGCTGATTCCGATATTCATCGTGCCCTGGGTCCGCGTGGGGCGGGAGATACAGCGCCGCACCCGTCAGCAGATGGACCAGAACTCCGGCCTCGGCGGACCCCTCTCTGGCAACGTAGGTCGAGTCAGGCATACTGGATGA
- a CDS encoding transposase codes for MASTNDHGTSDPQVTPRSAGHRRYSAAYKAKILAEYEGLDKQAKGALLRREGLYSSLITTWRQQRDKGAKEALAAPAGRPKADPRDKEIARLETENAKLQAELGKARTVIEVQSKLSALLDQFATDSATTNNGENT; via the coding sequence GTGGCCAGTACCAACGACCACGGGACCTCGGATCCGCAGGTGACACCCCGCTCGGCGGGTCATCGCCGGTACTCGGCGGCGTACAAGGCAAAGATCTTGGCCGAGTATGAGGGGCTCGACAAGCAGGCCAAGGGTGCCTTGCTGCGGCGCGAGGGCCTGTACTCGTCACTGATCACAACCTGGCGCCAGCAGCGGGACAAGGGTGCAAAGGAGGCGTTGGCCGCGCCGGCGGGTCGGCCGAAGGCCGATCCGCGGGACAAGGAGATCGCCCGGCTCGAGACCGAAAATGCCAAGCTGCAAGCCGAGTTGGGCAAGGCCCGCACCGTCATCGAGGTGCAGTCAAAACTCTCCGCGCTGCTCGACCAGTTCGCCACGGACAGCGCCACGACGAACAACGGCGAGAACACGTGA
- a CDS encoding IS3 family transposase: MEAAAAEVAGDLGGSAFEAARAAALDKLSHLVGRVKACAALGMSRATWYRHHRTSPPPVKPTRERKRDPRALSEAEEAEVLAVLRSGEFVDMAPAEIYAVLLDRGTYLCAEATMYRILRRHGEVRERRRQAVHPPRKKPELIATAPNRVWSWDITKLKGPYPGSYFCLYTIIDIYSRYTVGWMIAASENKELAEQFLSSTISKYPVERGKLTIHSDRGSPMIAHNVAQMLSNMGVTKSHSRPKTSNDNPYSESQYKTLKYRHDFPDRFGCIEDARTWCTGFFDWYNLTHRHSGIAMHAPYDVHFGLADQLREMRADVLASAYQQHPERFVRRPPEPPKLPEAAWINKPADLRHHDQTIPAQQ; encoded by the coding sequence GTGGAAGCGGCGGCCGCTGAGGTGGCCGGCGACCTGGGCGGGTCGGCCTTCGAGGCGGCCCGCGCGGCTGCCCTGGACAAGCTGTCCCATCTGGTCGGCCGGGTGAAGGCGTGCGCCGCGCTCGGCATGAGCCGGGCGACCTGGTATCGCCACCACCGCACGTCCCCACCGCCGGTGAAGCCGACCCGGGAGCGTAAGCGCGATCCGCGGGCCCTGAGCGAGGCCGAGGAAGCGGAGGTGTTGGCGGTGTTGCGGTCGGGGGAGTTCGTCGACATGGCACCGGCCGAGATCTACGCGGTGTTGCTGGACCGGGGCACCTACCTGTGTGCGGAGGCGACGATGTACCGGATCCTGCGCCGGCACGGCGAGGTCCGTGAGCGTCGGCGCCAGGCCGTCCATCCGCCGCGCAAGAAGCCCGAGTTGATCGCGACCGCGCCGAACCGGGTGTGGTCGTGGGACATCACCAAGCTGAAGGGCCCGTATCCGGGCAGCTATTTCTGCCTCTACACGATCATTGATATCTACAGCCGCTACACCGTCGGCTGGATGATCGCCGCATCCGAGAACAAGGAGCTCGCCGAGCAGTTTCTGTCCTCCACTATCTCCAAGTACCCCGTTGAACGGGGGAAGTTGACGATCCACTCCGACCGGGGATCGCCGATGATCGCCCACAACGTCGCGCAGATGCTCAGCAATATGGGTGTCACCAAGTCTCACTCGAGACCGAAGACGTCGAATGACAACCCGTACTCGGAAAGTCAGTACAAAACCCTAAAATATCGGCACGATTTCCCTGACCGGTTCGGCTGCATCGAGGACGCCCGCACCTGGTGCACCGGCTTCTTCGACTGGTACAACCTCACCCACCGACACTCGGGGATAGCGATGCACGCTCCCTACGACGTGCACTTCGGTCTCGCCGACCAGCTCCGCGAGATGCGCGCCGACGTCCTCGCGAGCGCCTATCAACAACACCCCGAGCGGTTCGTCCGCAGACCACCCGAGCCCCCAAAACTTCCCGAGGCTGCCTGGATCAACAAACCGGCCGACCTCCGACACCACGATCAAACGATCCCGGCCCAGCAATAG
- a CDS encoding SAM-dependent methyltransferase: MTGSAATFNLRTHAELVPFFDGFDLVDPGLVQAPLWRPDGPVPGRRELARIGGYGGVGVKN; this comes from the coding sequence TTGACAGGTTCCGCAGCCACCTTCAACCTCAGGACACATGCCGAACTGGTGCCCTTCTTCGACGGCTTCGACCTGGTGGACCCCGGGCTGGTCCAGGCGCCGCTGTGGCGGCCCGACGGCCCGGTGCCGGGTCGGCGGGAGCTCGCCCGCATCGGTGGATACGGCGGTGTCGGCGTGAAGAACTGA
- a CDS encoding SAM-dependent methyltransferase — protein MADQGFTADEIDTSRPHPARMYNYYLGGRDNYEVDRDAAQRVIDLAPELVPMAQENRAFMHRAVRFVVESGVRQIVDIGTGIPTSPNTHQVAQEAAPDVRVAYVDNDPIVATHAGAHLVGAGRTGFFLGDLRDPQSILSHPTIGELIDFDQPVALMLLAILHFVEDDEDPAALVDAYLDALPAGSHLILTHSTADFHPADANWAEARDIYRTKGATAPLTLRPHEQVLRFFDGLELLEPGLVQAPLWRPDGPLPDPEQLAHIGFYGGVARKG, from the coding sequence ATGGCCGACCAGGGATTCACCGCCGACGAGATCGACACCAGCCGGCCGCACCCGGCCCGCATGTACAACTACTACCTCGGCGGCAGAGACAACTACGAGGTAGATCGCGACGCCGCACAGCGGGTGATCGACCTGGCCCCCGAACTCGTGCCCATGGCCCAGGAGAACCGGGCGTTCATGCACCGGGCGGTGCGGTTCGTGGTGGAGAGCGGTGTCCGGCAGATCGTCGACATCGGCACGGGCATCCCCACGTCGCCGAACACGCACCAGGTGGCGCAGGAGGCGGCGCCGGACGTGCGGGTGGCATACGTGGACAACGACCCGATCGTGGCCACGCACGCCGGCGCCCATCTGGTGGGGGCGGGCCGCACCGGGTTCTTCCTGGGCGACCTGCGGGACCCGCAGAGCATCCTGAGCCACCCGACCATCGGCGAGCTGATCGACTTCGACCAGCCGGTGGCCCTGATGCTCCTGGCGATCCTGCACTTCGTCGAGGACGACGAGGACCCGGCCGCGCTGGTCGACGCCTACCTGGACGCGCTGCCGGCCGGCAGCCACCTGATCCTCACCCACTCCACCGCCGACTTCCACCCCGCGGACGCGAACTGGGCCGAGGCCCGGGACATCTACCGGACCAAGGGCGCGACCGCCCCGCTGACCCTGCGCCCGCACGAGCAGGTGCTGCGGTTCTTCGACGGCCTCGAACTGCTCGAACCCGGGCTGGTCCAGGCCCCGTTGTGGCGCCCCGACGGCCCGCTGCCGGACCCGGAGCAGCTTGCGCACATAGGCTTCTACGGCGGCGTCGCCCGTAAGGGCTGA
- the adh gene encoding aldehyde dehydrogenase has translation MVYAQPGTEGSIVNYAARYDNFIGGDWVAPVEGQYFDNPSPVTGETFCQVARSTAPDIEAALDAAHAAAGPWGRTSTTERAVILNKIADRIEENLEKLAVAETWENGKPVRETLAADLPLAVDHFRYFAGAIRAQEGSIGEIDADTVAYHYHEPLGVVGQIIPWNFPILMATWKLAPALAAGNCVVIKPAEQTPASLLLVMELIADLLPPGVINVVNGFGVEAGKPLASSPRVAKVAFTGETTTGRLIMQYASENIIPVTLELGGKSPNIFLPDVTAADDDYLDKAVEGFVMFALNQGEVCTCPSRALIHAGIYDEFMARCLERTRAIKGGDPLDPATMLGAQASNDQYEKILSYIDIGRQEGAEVLTGGTKRTVEGLESGYYIEPTIFRGTNDMRIFQEEIFGPVVSVTTFDSVDEALKLANDTLYGLGAGVWTRDGNTAYRMGREIKAGRVWTNCYHAYPAHAAFGGYKNSGIGRENHKMMLEHYQQTKNLLVSYSPKAQGFF, from the coding sequence TGGGTCGCGCCCGTCGAGGGCCAGTACTTCGACAACCCGTCACCGGTGACGGGGGAGACCTTCTGCCAGGTCGCCCGCTCCACCGCGCCGGACATCGAGGCCGCGCTGGACGCGGCGCACGCGGCGGCCGGCCCGTGGGGCCGTACGTCCACGACCGAGCGCGCGGTGATCCTCAACAAGATCGCCGACCGTATCGAGGAGAACCTGGAGAAGCTGGCGGTCGCCGAGACCTGGGAGAACGGCAAGCCGGTCCGGGAGACGCTCGCCGCGGACCTGCCGCTGGCGGTGGACCACTTCCGCTACTTCGCCGGCGCCATCCGGGCCCAGGAGGGCTCGATCGGCGAGATCGACGCGGACACGGTGGCGTACCACTACCACGAGCCGCTGGGCGTGGTCGGGCAGATCATCCCGTGGAACTTCCCCATCCTGATGGCGACCTGGAAGCTGGCACCGGCGCTGGCCGCGGGCAACTGCGTGGTGATCAAGCCGGCCGAGCAGACCCCTGCGAGCCTGCTGCTGGTGATGGAGCTGATCGCGGACCTGCTCCCGCCGGGCGTGATCAACGTCGTCAACGGCTTCGGCGTGGAGGCCGGCAAGCCGCTGGCGTCCAGCCCGCGGGTGGCGAAGGTGGCGTTCACCGGCGAGACCACCACCGGGCGGCTGATCATGCAGTACGCCAGCGAGAACATCATCCCGGTGACCCTGGAACTGGGCGGCAAGAGCCCCAACATCTTCCTGCCGGACGTGACGGCCGCCGACGACGACTACCTGGACAAGGCGGTCGAGGGCTTCGTGATGTTCGCGCTGAACCAGGGCGAGGTGTGCACCTGCCCGTCGCGCGCGCTGATCCACGCCGGGATCTACGACGAGTTCATGGCCCGCTGCCTGGAGCGCACCCGGGCGATCAAGGGCGGCGACCCGCTCGACCCGGCCACCATGCTCGGCGCGCAGGCCAGCAACGACCAGTACGAGAAGATCCTCTCCTACATCGACATCGGCCGGCAGGAAGGCGCGGAGGTACTGACCGGCGGCACCAAGCGCACCGTCGAGGGGCTGGAGAGCGGCTACTACATCGAGCCGACGATCTTCCGCGGCACCAACGACATGCGGATCTTCCAGGAGGAGATCTTCGGCCCGGTGGTGTCGGTGACCACCTTCGACTCCGTCGACGAGGCGCTGAAGCTCGCGAACGACACGCTCTACGGCCTCGGCGCCGGGGTGTGGACCCGCGACGGCAACACCGCCTACCGGATGGGCCGGGAGATCAAGGCCGGCCGGGTGTGGACCAACTGCTACCACGCGTATCCGGCGCACGCGGCGTTCGGCGGCTACAAGAACTCCGGGATCGGCCGGGAGAACCACAAGATGATGCTGGAGCACTACCAGCAGACGAAGAATCTTCTGGTGTCGTATTCGCCGAAGGCGCAGGGCTTCTTCTAA